In Corallococcus caeni, a single window of DNA contains:
- the tgt gene encoding tRNA guanosine(34) transglycosylase Tgt: MVDEQGREKGEKGDTRVPPGLVRFELLHEDTSGTKARRGRLHTPHGPIETPIFMPVGTVGSVKGVGPDDLKTLDAQIILGNTYHLMLRPGEPLVGEMGGLHRFISWDRPMLTDSGGFQVFSLSEKRKITEEGAAFQSHLDGSRHSLSPERSIEIQETLGADVIMAFDECPPSTEDRAYLEKSLARTTRWLHRCVKAWSRERSSLFGIVQGGLHEDLRKRHAEEICAVDLPGYALGGYSVGEAPEAMHAGVAYSAPLLPRDKPRYLMGVGTPLDLVTCVEQGVDMFDCVLPTRCARNGLLFTSEGKLVIRNAAYARDPRPVDPACSCYTCRTFSRSYLRHLFAAGEILAMRLNTLHNLHYFLDLMSQVRRAIAEDRFAAFARDFRAKAVAQEAERKGGR; encoded by the coding sequence GTGGTCGACGAGCAGGGCAGGGAAAAGGGCGAGAAGGGCGATACCCGCGTGCCCCCGGGGCTGGTGCGCTTCGAGCTGTTGCACGAGGACACCAGCGGGACGAAGGCGCGCCGCGGCCGGCTGCACACGCCGCATGGCCCCATCGAGACGCCCATCTTCATGCCCGTGGGCACCGTGGGCAGCGTCAAGGGCGTGGGCCCGGACGACCTGAAGACCCTGGACGCGCAGATCATCCTGGGCAACACCTACCACCTGATGCTCCGCCCGGGAGAGCCGCTCGTCGGGGAGATGGGCGGCCTGCACCGCTTCATCTCCTGGGACCGGCCCATGCTCACCGACAGCGGCGGCTTCCAGGTGTTCAGCCTGTCGGAGAAGCGCAAGATCACCGAGGAGGGCGCCGCGTTCCAGTCGCACCTGGACGGGTCGCGGCACTCGCTGTCGCCGGAGCGCTCCATCGAAATCCAGGAGACGCTGGGCGCGGACGTCATCATGGCGTTCGACGAGTGCCCCCCGTCCACCGAGGACCGGGCCTACCTGGAGAAGTCCCTGGCGCGCACCACGCGCTGGCTGCACCGGTGCGTGAAGGCGTGGAGCCGCGAGCGCTCGTCGCTCTTCGGCATCGTGCAGGGCGGCCTCCACGAGGACCTGCGCAAGCGCCACGCGGAGGAGATCTGCGCGGTGGACCTGCCCGGCTACGCGCTGGGCGGCTACTCCGTGGGCGAGGCCCCGGAGGCGATGCACGCGGGCGTGGCGTACTCGGCGCCGCTCCTGCCCCGGGACAAGCCGCGCTACCTCATGGGCGTGGGCACGCCGCTGGACCTGGTGACGTGCGTGGAGCAGGGCGTGGACATGTTCGACTGCGTGCTGCCCACGCGGTGCGCACGCAACGGCCTGCTCTTCACCTCGGAGGGCAAGCTGGTCATCCGCAACGCGGCCTACGCCAGGGACCCCCGTCCGGTGGACCCGGCGTGCTCCTGCTACACCTGCCGCACGTTCAGCCGGTCCTACCTGCGCCACCTCTTCGCCGCGGGCGAAATCCTAGCGATGCGGCTCAACACCCTGCACAACCTCCACTACTTCCTGGACC
- the queA gene encoding tRNA preQ1(34) S-adenosylmethionine ribosyltransferase-isomerase QueA, with product MSSLLSDYDFELPEAQIAQAPLPHRDASRLMVVSRATGAWSHQHFTDLVDLLREGDLLVLNDARVIPARLLGQKSGTGGRVELLVVRPAAAATLTSAALGGAPESLEWVCLGQASKGLKPGQSVTFAGGLSAEILEALGGGEYRVRFHAAPGTSLASLLDAAGRLPLPPYITREPEAADAERYQTVYARASGAVAAPTAGLHFTPEVFAKLAARGVQRAEVTLDVGPGTFLPVREEVLDKHHMHPERFTVPEATAAAVNAAKAEGRRVVAVGTTVVRTLESATDPETGRLRSGPGETAMFIRPGYVFRQVDVLLTNFHLPRSTLVMLVSALLGRERTLAAYQEAVRAGYRFFSYGDAMLVKE from the coding sequence GTGTCGTCCCTCCTCTCCGACTACGATTTCGAGCTCCCCGAGGCGCAGATCGCCCAGGCCCCGCTACCCCACCGGGACGCGTCGCGCCTGATGGTCGTCAGCCGCGCCACCGGCGCCTGGAGCCACCAGCACTTCACCGACCTCGTGGACCTGCTGCGCGAGGGAGACCTGCTCGTCCTCAACGACGCGCGCGTCATCCCCGCGCGCCTCCTGGGCCAGAAGAGCGGCACCGGCGGCCGCGTGGAGCTGCTGGTCGTCCGGCCCGCCGCCGCGGCCACGCTCACCTCCGCCGCGCTCGGCGGCGCGCCCGAGTCCCTGGAGTGGGTCTGCCTGGGGCAGGCGTCCAAGGGCCTCAAGCCCGGCCAGTCCGTCACCTTCGCCGGGGGCCTGTCCGCCGAAATCCTGGAGGCCCTGGGGGGAGGGGAGTACCGGGTGCGCTTCCACGCGGCCCCGGGCACGTCGCTCGCCAGCCTCCTGGACGCGGCGGGCCGCCTGCCCCTGCCTCCGTACATCACCCGCGAGCCCGAGGCCGCGGACGCCGAGCGCTACCAGACCGTGTACGCCCGCGCATCCGGCGCCGTGGCCGCGCCCACCGCCGGCCTGCACTTCACGCCGGAGGTCTTCGCGAAGCTCGCGGCCAGGGGCGTCCAGCGCGCGGAGGTGACGCTCGACGTGGGGCCCGGCACCTTCCTCCCCGTGCGTGAAGAGGTGCTGGACAAGCACCACATGCACCCGGAGCGCTTCACCGTGCCGGAGGCCACCGCCGCCGCCGTGAACGCCGCGAAGGCCGAAGGGCGCCGCGTGGTCGCCGTGGGCACCACCGTGGTGCGCACGCTGGAGTCCGCCACCGACCCCGAGACGGGCCGGCTGCGCAGCGGCCCCGGCGAGACGGCGATGTTCATCCGGCCCGGCTATGTCTTCCGCCAGGTGGACGTGCTCCTCACGAACTTCCACCTGCCGCGCTCCACGCTGGTGATGCTGGTGAGCGCGCTGCTGGGCCGCGAGCGCACGCTGGCCGCGTACCAGGAGGCCGTGCGCGCGGGCTACCGGTTCTTCAGTTACGGCGATGCCATGTTGGTGAAGGAGTGA
- a CDS encoding SpoIID/LytB domain-containing protein, protein MLQRVALLLLLLASSRAFAVETMRIAMDDPGDEVRVSGRGLGFGPDAEDGTFVAINGGQATVRRRNGKLEVNGAPVIGDAIRFRGGMEATDAGGPGNEPLKAGSAQVRGDVVVRLFKSSLQLINVIPLEDYLAAVLGSEMPVSFPLEALKAQAVAARTYALQKKLDSYGAAFHMGSSVLHQVYGGVNREDAKTRAAVEATRGEVLTYDLAPIEAYFHASCGGHTESGQDALQRNLPYLQPVDCPCGKLPASRWSATLPEAELRKALKSPPDGMRVSGRTPTHRVTRVTLADGTVVDGVQFRRKLGYTRLKSLDFDVEASGKNYVFTGRGFGHGAGLCQWGAKAFADQGKTYREILSHYYPGAEFQQLY, encoded by the coding sequence ATGTTGCAACGTGTGGCACTGCTGCTGCTCCTGCTCGCGTCGTCGCGGGCGTTCGCCGTGGAGACGATGCGCATTGCCATGGACGACCCCGGCGACGAGGTCCGCGTGAGCGGCCGGGGCCTGGGCTTCGGCCCCGATGCCGAGGACGGCACCTTCGTCGCCATCAACGGCGGGCAGGCCACCGTGCGCCGCCGCAACGGCAAGCTGGAGGTCAACGGGGCGCCTGTCATCGGGGACGCCATCCGCTTCCGGGGCGGCATGGAGGCCACCGACGCGGGCGGCCCCGGCAACGAACCCCTCAAGGCGGGCAGCGCGCAGGTGCGTGGCGACGTCGTCGTGCGCCTCTTCAAGAGCAGCCTCCAGCTCATCAACGTCATCCCCCTGGAGGACTACCTCGCGGCGGTGCTCGGCAGCGAGATGCCCGTGTCCTTCCCCCTGGAGGCCCTCAAGGCCCAGGCCGTGGCCGCGCGGACGTACGCGCTGCAGAAGAAGCTCGATTCCTACGGCGCCGCCTTCCACATGGGCAGCAGCGTGCTCCACCAGGTGTACGGCGGCGTCAACCGCGAGGACGCCAAGACGCGCGCCGCCGTGGAGGCCACCCGGGGCGAGGTGCTCACGTACGACCTGGCCCCCATCGAGGCGTACTTCCATGCCTCCTGCGGCGGACACACCGAGTCCGGCCAGGACGCCCTCCAGCGGAACCTGCCGTACCTGCAGCCCGTCGACTGCCCCTGCGGGAAGCTGCCCGCCAGCCGCTGGTCCGCGACCCTCCCCGAAGCGGAGCTCCGCAAGGCGCTGAAGTCCCCGCCGGACGGCATGCGCGTCAGCGGCCGCACGCCCACGCACCGGGTGACCCGCGTGACGCTGGCGGATGGCACCGTGGTGGACGGCGTGCAGTTCCGCCGCAAGCTGGGCTACACGCGCCTCAAGAGCCTGGACTTCGACGTGGAAGCCTCCGGCAAGAACTACGTGTTCACCGGGCGTGGCTTCGGCCACGGGGCGGGGCTGTGCCAGTGGGGCGCCAAGGCCTTCGCCGACCAGGGCAAGACGTACCGGGAGATCCTCTCCCACTACTACCCGGGCGCCGAGTTCCAGCAGCTCTACTGA